Genomic segment of Paenibacillus macerans:
AAACAGATGACTGGGAAGATTTGTTTTTTTATTTATTATCTCCTTTCATGGCTATATTTATCAGTGTTACAACAATATTAGCAATAGGACCTGTATTTTCAAATGAGATAGTAACCGGCGTAAAACGCGTTATTTTGTCTACAGAATCAGGCTATAAGAAAGTTACAAGAAGTAAAGTGCTGGCTTCGTTAGGCTTTACTTATTTATATATAACGCTAATTTATAGCATTTCGATATTAGCCTTTTTAATTATAAATAAAGGTTATAGAATGTGGAACATGCCCCTAAACTCAATCTCGCAATTTTTATTTACTCCCTATCATTTATCGGCCTTAGAAATGTTGTTGGCAGCGTATTTAGTAACTATTTTGGCTAGCAGTTTGCTTGTTGTATGTATTTTATTTATTTCCTCAGTTTGTAAATCAAATGTTACAAGTATCATTATAGCTGGTGTATTTACATGTATTCCTCTGTTTCTCCCGAGCATAGATGGAGGGATTGGGCTGATCAAAGAAGCCTTCCCCTTTAAACAACTAATGATAAGCCATCTGTTCTCTACTTATGAAAGCTATAATATTGCAGGGCAACCAACATTGAAGCTACCAATCATGGTAGTGTTAGATGTGCTGCTTATTTGCTTATTTTATATATTTATTAGACTTTTCAATAGAAGAAAGGATTTTTAGTAATGCGTCTATACTGGTTTGAATTAAAAAAACTGTGTCTAAGCAATAAAGTCCTTGCTATTACAGCTAGTTTTATAGTCATTACCTGTTTATTTGCCTTGGCAGAAGCTTATCAGTATAACAAAAAGGTTGATGGTTTAGATTCATTTCTTGATTATACCAGAAAATATGAAGGGGAAATTAGCAAAGATACTGTTCTTGCGTACAAAGGTTTACAAGAAACATTTATGCAGGCACAAAATGAAAGTGATCATCGAAAAAAGGAGTTCTTACTTAATTATTCATTAGCGACTTATTATGCTGCAAAATGGAATGGGTTAGAGCCTAACTTTTCAGAATCTCCAAATAGTGTGAATTATCTTACACGATTAATTACAAAGTTAGAGAAGGAGAATAACACAGATAGTTATTTATATAGAGATACTTCCCAAAATTTAAGGTTGCTTTTACATGCAGAGCAACCTAAATATTATGAAAAACAAGGCTGGTACTCAGCGATTCGTTTTTGTACATCAACGGGCTTGATATTACTGGAGTTCATTCTTTTAGCGGTGGCGTCAACTATCTTTTCTAATGAATATACGAATAATACCCATAAAATCATTTTATCTACGGTCAACGGACATCGAAAGATAGCATATGCGAAGCTTTATGCAGTGATTACTTATGCCATTATAACTGCAAGTTTATTTTATATATTAAATGCTGGAATTAGGCTATTGTTCTATGGAAGTTTTAAAAACATGATTGTTCCATTAAATAGTGTAGATAGCAAGTTCGTATTTACCCCTTTTAATTTAACCGCGTTTCAATATTTATTTATTTCTTATTTTGCGACAATTTTAGGGACTATTTCCTTGGTAATTATGTTATCTCTTTTATCGGCTGCTATTAAGAATAGTGTTGCAAGCTTAACAGCTGGATTTATGTTTGTTATGATCCCACAGTTTACGATGAGTAATATTGAATGGCTCAACAAATTGTTTCTGTTATTTCCTAGTCAGTTCATAAGTGGGGCAAGTCTTTTTTCAAAATATATTTCTTATAATTTATTTGGTCAGCCTATTTTATATCCATTTTTAGCTTTAAGTGCTTGTCTCGTTCTGATTATCGGAGGTAGCTGGGTACTTGGAAAAGTTTATGTAAGAGTATATAAAGTTTAAAGGGGAGGGGGCATTTTTGAAAATAGCAATCGGCAAAATTAAGCAATTTAATCAAGTCTTTATTAAAACAATAAGCTTACTATGGCAAACTTCTAACTTAATGTTTCTTGTGATTGTAGGATTAAATCTGAGTGCAGGTATAATTCTTCCAGTAACTTTAATCATATGGAAAAAATTTATTGATGAAGTGGCTTATGTATTGGGGAATTTAAACACTACTTCAATAAAATTCGCTTTATTATGGTTATTATTACATTTTACAGTAAAAATAATAAGTTCTTTACTAGCTAATGTCTCTTCATACGTAGAGTCGATCTATGCTAGTTATTTAAATAGAAGTATTTTTGAAATAATTATGGATAAAATTAACACATTAGATTTAGTTGATTTTGATAATTCAGAAATGTATAACAAAATTCTAAAAGCAAATGATCAATCTGTCAGCCGTTCTATGAGTATTCTTCGAACACTAATGGAAATTATTAAAAATTCAACAAGTGTTATAGGAATAATTAGTATATTAGTGATTTTTGATGTTCCCACTTTAGTATTATGTCTTTTATCAACTATTCCGGTATTTTTCATTAGTTTTAAGATACTTTCAAAATGGTTTAAGGTGTTTAACACCCGTTATGAAAAATTAAGATTGGTAAATTATTTAAAGACTATATGTATAAAAAATGAAAACATTAAAGAAATTAAGTTATTTCATGTCGGGGAATATCTGAAAAATATGATTTTAGATGTTTACAGTGAAAATATCAATGAGGATAAAAAAATCAGAAGAAAATTCAGCATTCAAAGAATGGGGGTGGATACGTTTGAAAACGTCATTACCTATGTGACTATGATTTATGTTGTTATAATAGCAATTAAACAAAAATTATCAATTGGCTCTTTAACAATGTATATATCAGCTATAGAAAACCTGAAATATACTCTAACAAGTACTTTGAA
This window contains:
- a CDS encoding ABC transporter ATP-binding protein encodes the protein MKIAIGKIKQFNQVFIKTISLLWQTSNLMFLVIVGLNLSAGIILPVTLIIWKKFIDEVAYVLGNLNTTSIKFALLWLLLHFTVKIISSLLANVSSYVESIYASYLNRSIFEIIMDKINTLDLVDFDNSEMYNKILKANDQSVSRSMSILRTLMEIIKNSTSVIGIISILVIFDVPTLVLCLLSTIPVFFISFKILSKWFKVFNTRYEKLRLVNYLKTICIKNENIKEIKLFHVGEYLKNMILDVYSENINEDKKIRRKFSIQRMGVDTFENVITYVTMIYVVIIAIKQKLSIGSLTMYISAIENLKYTLTSTLNMISSAYEDSLYMESIFSLLEINKDENEEGKVFNGNFEKIEFKNVYFKYNNTDTYVIEDLNLTIEANKSYSIVGLNGAGKTTLMKLLTNLYEPTSGEILIDGVNMKCYKKSSIYQQISAVFQDFIKYPLSVEKNIGLGDIGNIENFRMIENSAKQIEADKFINKLPQKYKTNLQREWSDGVDLSIGQWQKLAISRALMKKAPILVLDEPTASLDAVAEQDLFKNFKFIVENRTCFLIAHRFSTIKLADKIFVLKDKRIIEEGSHDQLIYEDGEYARLYKIQSEMISTPVLV
- a CDS encoding ABC transporter permease subunit; this translates as MRLYWFELKKLCLSNKVLAITASFIVITCLFALAEAYQYNKKVDGLDSFLDYTRKYEGEISKDTVLAYKGLQETFMQAQNESDHRKKEFLLNYSLATYYAAKWNGLEPNFSESPNSVNYLTRLITKLEKENNTDSYLYRDTSQNLRLLLHAEQPKYYEKQGWYSAIRFCTSTGLILLEFILLAVASTIFSNEYTNNTHKIILSTVNGHRKIAYAKLYAVITYAIITASLFYILNAGIRLLFYGSFKNMIVPLNSVDSKFVFTPFNLTAFQYLFISYFATILGTISLVIMLSLLSAAIKNSVASLTAGFMFVMIPQFTMSNIEWLNKLFLLFPSQFISGASLFSKYISYNLFGQPILYPFLALSACLVLIIGGSWVLGKVYVRVYKV
- a CDS encoding ABC transporter permease subunit, translating into MNLVKMEFKKIMKNKPAVLFALITFIFLAGFGIQSTLDRRETIGNLDAYYKLFEPYKGEINEALAVKITQEIDSILNDNHYIMNNKISKDLTPEIRRELYFKFSYSNAYRTHKWWLDNDEGTSFNILKKEYQDIVANSQQNSFTGKDTYKKLMSYENVGAPGFYKTDDWEDLFFYLLSPFMAIFISVTTILAIGPVFSNEIVTGVKRVILSTESGYKKVTRSKVLASLGFTYLYITLIYSISILAFLIINKGYRMWNMPLNSISQFLFTPYHLSALEMLLAAYLVTILASSLLVVCILFISSVCKSNVTSIIIAGVFTCIPLFLPSIDGGIGLIKEAFPFKQLMISHLFSTYESYNIAGQPTLKLPIMVVLDVLLICLFYIFIRLFNRRKDF